The Litorilinea aerophila genomic interval GAAGGGCAACATGGCCACCGCCATCCCAAGGAGCAGGATCAGGTACATGACCGCTCGGATGGGCGTCGTCTGGACGGTGGATGCTTTCCGCGGTGCGGCAGCCATCGGGCGGGGCGCACTGGTCTCCAGGGGCTGGATGATCTTAGCCATAGAACACCCTTTCGCCGAAGATCTTGGTCTGCACAAAGGTTAGGAACAGGATGATGGCGAAAAGCAGCATGGCTTCGGCTGTGGCATAGCCGAATTGGCTGGCCTTAAAGAAGGTGTTGAAAATGGCGACGCTGGTGGTCTGGACCGTGTTTTGGGCGGATGGCACCTGGAGCACGTAGATGTGGTTGAAGGCTTTGAACGTGCCGATGAAGCCCACCAGCGACAGGTAGAAGGTCACCGGCGAAAGCAGGGGTACGGTGATATAGCGGAAAAGTTGCCACTGGTTGGCGCCGTCGATCTCGGCCGCTTCGTAGAGGGTGCTGGGAATATTGCCCAGGCCAGCCAGGAAGATGACCGTGTTGTAGCCCACATAGGTCCAGATGCCGAAGAGGATAATCGAGACCAGGGCCAGGCTCGGGCCCGCCCAGAAGCCCTGGAGCTTCCACCCCAACAGGGTATCCCCGAAGATCAACTGCAGCACCGGCTTCGGCTCAAAGAGCCATCGCTGGGCTTCAATCCCCACTATCTCCAGGAAACGGTTAGCCAACGAGGTGGGCCGGGGGCTGAAGATGGTGCGAAAGACCAGCGCGGTGGCGATCACGGGCGTGATGTAGGGGAGGAAGAAGATCATGCGGAAAAATTCCTGCCCTCGAATTTTCTGGAACAGAATGTAGGCCAGCACCAGGGCAATGGCTAATTGCACGGGCACAGAACCCACCGCGTAGTACAGGGTGATGGGCAGGGACTCCAGGAAGGCGGGATCCCCGGCGGCCATCATGCGGCTCCAACCCAGGTTAATAAAAACGCCGCTGCCCAACAGGATCAGGGCAACGGTCGCTTTACCCGCCAGTCCCCGGTTGTTTTGGGACTCAAAGGCCAGCACCCAGACGTAGTAGGCGCCGATGATCAACAGCAGACCCACCACAAACAGCAGGCCCCCCATCCAGTCGCCGATGGCTTTCTCGTAGTTGGCCAGGCCAACAAAGCCCCGGTCTACCACCCGCCAGCGGCGCAGGCTCATGTAAAAGGCATAGCCGATGGGAAAGATGCCGAAG includes:
- a CDS encoding carbohydrate ABC transporter permease, whose product is MAALSATEIRARRRRRIDWREQLTGYLFIFPAFFLVAFFGIFPIGYAFYMSLRRWRVVDRGFVGLANYEKAIGDWMGGLLFVVGLLLIIGAYYVWVLAFESQNNRGLAGKATVALILLGSGVFINLGWSRMMAAGDPAFLESLPITLYYAVGSVPVQLAIALVLAYILFQKIRGQEFFRMIFFLPYITPVIATALVFRTIFSPRPTSLANRFLEIVGIEAQRWLFEPKPVLQLIFGDTLLGWKLQGFWAGPSLALVSIILFGIWTYVGYNTVIFLAGLGNIPSTLYEAAEIDGANQWQLFRYITVPLLSPVTFYLSLVGFIGTFKAFNHIYVLQVPSAQNTVQTTSVAIFNTFFKASQFGYATAEAMLLFAIILFLTFVQTKIFGERVFYG